The Polynucleobacter sp. HIN7 genomic interval GGTTTAAAACTAGGTGTTTTGTTATGCGAAGACATTTGGCATTCAGAGCCAGCGCGTCTAGCCAAGAATGCGGGGGCGCAAATACTGGTAGTCCTCAATGCTTCACCCTACCATTTGCAAAAAGAACAGACTCGCTACGAACTACTCAAAGAGCAGAGTCAAGCCTGTGGCCTACCCATCCTTTATCTCAATATGGTGGGTGGACAAGACGAACTCGTCTTTGATGGCGGATCCTGCGCTGTGAACTCCTATGGCGAGCTGGTGTTTGCCATGCCGCAGTTTCAGGAAGGGGTCGGATTTATTGAGCTTATAGGAGACGAACCACAACGAGGCGAGATTACTCCCGCATTAACTCTCGAGGCGCAAGTCTATGCCGCACTCGTGATGGGGACGCGCGATTATGTCCGTAAGAACTGTTTTCCAGGAGTAATTCTTGGCTTGTCAGGTGGCGTGGACTCCGCCTTAGTCTTAGCGATTGCAGTCGATGCACTGGGCGCAGAGAAAGTGCGCGCAGTCATGATGCCCTCGCCCTATACCGCTGAAATTTCTTGGCTCGATGCCCGTGAGTTGGCATCTAACTTGGGCGTGCAATACGATGAGATTTCGATTCAGGAGCCGGTGAAGGCTTTTGAAGATGCTCTACAAGCACAGTTTGCCAATTTACCTAGCGACACCACCGAAGAAAATATTCAGGCACGGGTGCGTGGCACGATCTTGATGGCCCTCTCCAATAAAACGGGTCGCTTGGTTCTTACCACCGGCAACAAGAGTGAAATGGCTGTTGGGTACTGCACCCTCTACGGCGACATGGCCGGTGGCTTTGCCGTGATTAAAGATATTGCCAAGACCTTGGTCTATCAGTTGTGTCGCTATCGCAATCAGATCAAACCCGTGATCCCTGAGCGAATTCTGACGCGCCCACCGTCGGCAGAACTGCGCCCCAATCAAACCGATCAAGATAGTCTGCCACCGTATGAGGTGCTTGATGCGATCTTGGCGCGTTATATGGAACAGAATCAATCAAGCGCTGAGATCATTGCAGCAGGCTATGATTCTGCGGCAGTGCAAAAAATTACCCGCCTCATTCAAATCAATGAATACAAACGGCGTCAGGCGCCCCCGGGTGTCAGAATTACTGCACGCGCTTTTGGCCGCGATTGGCGCTACCCCATTACTTCTGGAGCAAAACTCTAGGCCTAAAAATAGTGGGGGCATGAATAGGTCATGATCCTTGAGTATGATGGAGGCAAAGGAGACGCTATGAAACTGATTACATCCATTATTAAACCGTTCAAACTTGATGAGGTCCGTGAGGCACTTGCCGAAGTTGGCGTTACTGGTCTGACGGTCACTGAGGTGAAAGGCTTTGGTCGCCAAAAGGGTCACACCGAACTCTATCGGGGCGCCGAGTATGTTGTCGACTTTTTACCCAAGGTGAAAGTGGAAGTGGTTGTGGCCGATAACTTGGTGGAAACCGTCACCGAAGCGATCATTAAAGCGGCGCGAACTGGAAAAATTGGGGATGGCAAAATTTTTGTGAGCCCAGTTGAGCAAGCGATCCGGATTCGTACGGGCGAAGTAGACGACGCCGCTGTCTAGAGGGCCACTTCTTCCAAAATAATGCTCTTGGCATTTGGGTTATCAATTTTCACTTTATAACCCTGAAAAAAGAGATCGGTTTGACCTAAGCTGGAGGTCATCACCACAAAGGGGGCCTTTCCATAGAAGGAATATGAGCCCCCTGCTTCCAAGCTCTTTTTCTCCAGTTTGCCGCTTGCATCTTTTACACAGATCGTTTGGGCACTTCGGCTTTGCACATAGACCATATTGCCAGGCTTTGATGCATTAGCCATACGGTAACTTTTTGGACTGGCATCTTCCGATGGGCAAGTATTTGTCGCCTCTGAAGCAACGAGTGCTGGGGTGTTGGCAGTTGGTGCCGCACTTACTACTTCTTCCTTTTTGGACTCCGCTGCAATCGTTTCCGATGGCAGTTTTGCGACCTCTACTGACTTCACTGGCTGCGGTTGATTCATATTCAGAGTCACTATTCCAATGGCGGCGACGATTGCAGCACTACCAAAGTAAATGAGGGTGCGATTCTTTTTAATAATTGGCTTGGGAGTCTCATCAAACCGCTCGAGCTGCTCTACCTTTTGGTCTGCAGTCTTTTTTGGAGTCGTGCGTTTAGGTTGAGAAGTTTTCTTCTGAGATTCTTCTTTCTTAACAGGCTCAGAAGAGTTCGATTGTGCCTCTAGTGGCGAAGATAGACTTGCTGCTTCCTTTGAACTCTCTTGACGGACTTTTGCAGCTTCGATCAAGTCAGGTCCAAAATCAAATACATCCTCTTGGCTGATGCCCAACTCATCGGCTACCCGTTTTGCTGCATTCGCTTTAATCGCCAGGGAATAGAAATGGCTTTTCTCACCATTTTCAAGCTGCTCAATTTGTTTAGTCGAAAAGCAAACCTTGCTCGCTAATTCGGAGACAGTGAGACCCTTGGCTTCACGAGCCTTTTTAAGAACCTCTCCTCGAACATCTGGAACGCGTTTATTCATCACCAAATGCGTCTCACTTTTATATAGTTTTTATAATTATTTGTAATTGAATCAATGCCTTGTATATCAATCGTATCGGCTTAATTGCTTCAGAATATGACATAAATAACAATATTTGGCTATCGACCCTAGGGCTAATACTTACCTTGTTAAATTGGACTCCAAATAGAATTTCACCAAATCCTGAACCGAGTTCGCTTGCATTTTTTCCATGACCCTGGCCTTGTGGACCTTAATCGTGGCATCGGTCGTGCCTAAGCGCTCAGCAATTTCTTTATTCATGAGGCCCTCCACGAGTAAGGTACACACCTCCTTTTCTCGAGGTGTTAGGGTATTGAAGTTGCGCTTAATTTCCCCATCTTTTAAATTACGTTTGAGTTGTTTTTGGTCGTAATCAAGGGCTTGATCGATAGCTTGCAAGAGCTCATCAATATTGAAGGGCTTAAACAGAAAATCCAGCGCACCTTTTTTAAGACCTTTGACAATCTGCTGGGGATGGCTTTGGCCACTTAAAAATACGATGGGGGTTTTACGACCCAATTTCTCCAGTCGTTCCATTAAATCGAGACCACTGACATCCGGCATTTGCATATCAAGCACGATCACAGCTGGCGCAACTGGTAATGAATTTTGTAAAAACGAAGTGGCACTCTCAAAATCTTGTATCGAGTAACCAACATCGCGCAACATCCGCGCCAATGAATCTCTCATCGAGTTGTCATCATCGATGAGATACACGGTGCCGGTTAATCGCGTCATGGCTTATCATTACCTTGAAATTACTTATAGATCAACAATGTAACCCCCCATAACTGGACTGGCTATTAGCTATAAGGCTAATTTTGCTGGATATCCCTAAAATACCTTTCTACATCAATACGTGAATCACAAACCCATGAGAACTTATCTTTGTATTGTTTGCGGCTTTATTTATGACGAATCAGCAGGCCGCCCCGAGGATGGCATTGCACCAGGCACCAAATGGGACGATGTCCCTGCCGATTGGGCCTGCCCTGATTGCGGGGCAGGAAAAGACAGCTTTGAAATGATGGCAATTTAATCGCGGAGACAATGATATGGCAGACCAAAAACAAGCCCCAAAACGCATGAATGAGCGTTCACGCATGGTGACCGAAGGGGTTGCACGCGCACCCAATCGATCCATGTACTACGCCATGGGCTACAAAGAGGAAGATTTTGTTAAACCGATGGTGGGAGTGGCCAACGGCCACTCCACCATTACCCCATGTAATAGCGGCCTACAAAAACTAGCCGATGCGGCAATCGATGCTCTGGAGAAAGCGGGTGCCAAAGCCCAAGTCTTTGGGACGCCCACAGTCTCCGATGGAATCGGCATGGGTACCGAAGGCATGAAATATTCCCTCGTCTCGCGCGAGGTGATTGCCGACAGTATTGAGGTTTGTGTCAATGGCCTCTGGCAAGACGGCGTGGTGGTCATTGGCGGCTGTGACAAAAACATGCCCGGCGGCATGATTGCGCTAGCGCGCACCAACGTCCCTGGAATCTATGTATACGGCGGCACCATCAAAGCAGGTCATTACAAAGGTAAAGAGCTCAATATCGTTTCTGCCTTTGAGGCCGTTGGCGAATTTACCTCTGGACGCTTAACCGAGGAGGACCTCAAAGGCGTTGAGCAAAACGCTTGTCCAAGCAGTGGTTCTTGTGGTGGCATGTATACCGCCAATACCATGAGCTCCTCGTTTGAAGCGCTAGGGATGAGCCTGCCCTACTCTTCAACCATGTCCAACGTTGACCAAGAAAAGGTCGATAGCGCAGCCGAGTCAGCCCGCGTATTGGTTCAAGCGATCAAAAATAATATTCGGCCACGCGACATCATTACCAAAAAATCCCTTGAGAACGCGGTCAGTGTCATCATGGCCGTAGGTGGTTCGACCAATGCTGTTCTGCACTTTTTGGCAATTGCGAGTGCTGCCGAGATTGAGTGGACCATTGATGACTTTGAGCGGATTCGTAAACGCGTCCCCGTGATCGCCGACATGAAACCATCGGGCACGTATTTGGCACCCGATCTGCATCTAGCAGGCGGCATTCCACAGGTTATGAAGATTTTGTTAGACGGCGGTCTACTCCATGGTGATTGCATGACCATCACCGGCAAAACGATTGCGGAGACCCTCAAAGATGTTCCATCTAAACCAAGAGCCGATCAGAAGGTCATTCGGACTTTAGATAATCCGCTCTATCCCCAAGGGCACTTGGCGATCCTCAAGGGCAATATCTCGCCCGAGGGCTGTGTCGCCAAAATTACTGGCCTCAAGAATCCATCGATTACAGGTCCAGCTCGCGTATTCAACTCCGAAGACGAGGCCATGGAGGCCATCATGGCTCAGAAAATTAAGCACGGTGATGTGGTCGTGATTCGGTACGAGGGTCCCAAAGGCGGTCCCGGTATGCGAGAAATGTTAGCTCCTACTTCCGCTCTCGTTGGCCAGGGGCTTGGTGAGACCGTTGGACTTATTACCGATGGGCGGTTCTCAGGGGGTACCTGGGGAATGGTGGTCGGTCACGTTGCTCCCGAGGCCTTTGTAGGCGGCACCATTGCCCTAATTGAAGAAGGTGACTCGGTCACGATCGATGCGCATAAGTTGTTAATCCAACTCAATGTTCCAGAGGAAGAGATTGCTAAACGGCGCGCCGCCTGGAAACAACCAAAATCCCGGTATACACGTGGTTTATTGGCTAAATATGCCCGTTTAGCAAGCTCTGCCAGCAAAGGAGCTGTTACTGACCGAAATCTGGATTAATTAACTTAACTCGACACAGCCTGAATCGCCCATAGCGAGGCAGGCTGTATGACTGCTGTGGCCTGACTAGTGCTTCATGTGCCCAGAACCTGAGCCCATCTCGCGCACCGGTACCTTGATTTCGACTTCACCGGCTTTCTGAAATTTCAGCTTAACTGGGACAGATTCGCCTGCCTTGAGTGGGCTTTTAATATCGATAAACATTAGGTGCAAACCACCTGGTTTGAGCTCGACGGACCCGTTTGCTGGCACATCAATCACTTTCACCTCGCGCATTTTCATGACGTTGCCATCCATTGTCATGGTATGCAATTGCATCTCGCCAGCGACTGGGGAGCTTGCTGCAATTAATTGATCAGCAGCCCCTTTGTTTTCAATCTTCATAAATCCGCCTGCAGCTTTTTGCCCAGGGGCCGTCGCGCGTGCATAAGGGTGCTCAATCTTGAGTTGCCCAATTCGATACTCTGGGCTCTTCATATCATTGTGCGCCAAAGTGGAGCTTGAAAACGCGATCAGAGCACTTGCTGTCACTGCTTGTAAAAAATTGATGTTCATATAAATCCTTCAAATGAAAACTACATTGCATAAAGGGTTCAAAACCCCTGCCACTAAATTAGACGCAATGATTTGAAGGCGGTCCCTGAGAGGGGAGCTTGACCCACGCAAAGAGAGTTTTGGGAGACTCCAAATAGAGACTGGGAGTCAAAATAGGTATTGCGGGGCTTGCAAATCCAAGATTGGTTAGTAGGTTCAATGGCGCCATTGATTGCGCGACACAGTAGGGACAGTCGCCGGCCATCGTAGTCGGCGCTTCAGTATCTAAATTAACGGTTTGCTTGGAACCATCCACCACACACAGTTCCATGGTCAGAAAATTTGTATTGGCCGAATGGAAAAAGGCTTGGGCTAACGATGGGGTAAAAATACTCCATGAAAAGGCGATCGCACAAAGCCAATGGATCAGTTTTTGGTGGGGGAAAAGCATATCGTTATTTTATCCAGAAAGGCTCTGGATGAAGAAAGGGGGCTTGCGCCCCCTTTTGGTGATTATGCAGCTGCTGCCTTTTGAGGTCTCAATTTTGAGATCAAAGGCCAGAACAACAGAATCAATGCTAGCCCTGTGATCGAACCGACCAAGGGGTTCGAGAAGAAGACTCCAAGATGACCTTGGGACACCAGCATCGCCTGACGGAAAGAATCCTCTGCGCGATCGCCCAATACCAAGGCCAAAACCATCGGCGCCATCGGGTAGTCAAGTTTCTTAAAGAGATAACCCAATACACCGAAGCCTAACATCAGCCATACATCGAACATCGCGTTGTTCACGGTATAAGCACCAACCGAGCAAATCACAATGATTACTGGCGCAATGATCGAGAATGGGATCTTCAAAATCGATGCGAAGATGGGAACGCAGGTCAAGACCACAAACAAGGCCGCAATATTGCCCAGGTACATACTAGCAATCAAGCCCCAAACAAAGTCAGGCTGCTCCACAAACAGTAATGGGCCGGGCTGTAAACCCCAGATTAAGAGACCTCCCAACAACACGGCGGCAGTAGGTGAGCCGGGGATACCCAAAGACAACATTGGCAAAAGCGCAGCGGTACCTGCTGCATTGTTTGCTGTTTCAGGAGCAACCAAGCCCTCTTCAGAACCCTTACCAAATTCTTTAGGATTTTTGGACATTTGCTTGGCAAGGCCATAGCTCATAAATGCAGCTGGTGTTGCGCCACCGGGAGTAATACCCATCCAGCATCCAATTAAACAACTACGGAGTGTAGTTGCCCAGTAACGAGGCAGGCGCGCCCAGGTCTCAAAGACCACCTTCGCACGAATCTTGGCGGTCTTGCCCGAGAAATTCAAGCCCTCTTCCATTGATTGCAAGATCTCACCGATACCAAAGAGGCCGATCACCGCGATCAAGAAATCAAAGCCGCGCATCAGTTCAGTAGAACCAAAGGTCAAACGTAATTGACCGGTCACGCTATCCATACCAACGGCTGCCAGAGCAAAGCCGAGCATCATGGCCGAGAGCACCTTAAATGGCGAACCCTTGTTCATGCCCACAAAGCTACAGAAGGTTAAAAGGTAGACCGCAAAGAACTCTGGTGGACCAAACCGCAGAGCAAACTTGGCCACAATCGGGGCTAAGAAGGTAATCATAATGATGGCAAACAAGGCGCCAACAAATGATGCGGTGAAGGAAATTGTTAAGGCTTCACCTGCTTTACCCTGCTGAGCCATCGGATAGCCATCAAAGGTTGTTGCAACCGACCACGGCTCACCCGGGATATTAAAGAGAATAGAGGTAATCGCACCGCCAAATAACGCCCCCCAATAAATACAAGAGAGCATGATGATGGCCGAGGTTGGCGACATCGTGAAGGTCAATGGCAACAAAATTGCAATGCCGTTGGCTCCACCCAAGCCAGGCAAGACGCCAATAATTACCCCAAGCGTCACGCCGACTAACATTAACATGATGTTAAATGGGGTTAGCGCAACTGCAAAACCGTTAAATAGTGCGTTAAGTTCTTCCACCGTACGTTCCTCTTATCGTTTTAGTTTTTGGGATGAATTTGTTTTATTGAATACCAACCAATGCAAGCGGGTTAATTAACGAACCGCTTGGCAATGGGATCTGGAACCAGAACTCAAACATCATGTAGAGCGCTACGCTAATGGCAACGCCGAGAGCAAATGATTTCCAGGCGGCATACTTGCCAATCCAGATCATAAAAAAGGTAATGTAGATGGCAGCAGAAACATAGATACCAATGAGCTGCATCATCAGAACAAAAACGAAGGCAGGAACTAAGACAGCTAAGACCTGACGAAATGGGCCTTTATCTACAAAAGACTCGTTACTCAATTCTTTTTGGCGAATCGCCTGAATCAAAGTTGCGGCACTGGAAATCAAAATAATCAAACTAATGTAAAAAGGGAAATAGCCTGCTTGAGGGCCATCGCTACCCCAGCTCGATCCCAATTTAATACTGCCTTGCATGATGACGATTGCAAAGACAAGGAAGGCAAGCGCAACCACGATTTCGGCGGTACGCATACTCAATAAAGCGTTTTGATTAGATTGCTCTGACATAACCGTACTTTTCTAGTAGTTTTAAATCATTAGGTAAAAAAATAAGACCCCGCATTGAGGTCTTATTTTTCAAGTCACATAATTACTTCGCAAGAAATCCTGCTTCTTTCATGAGCTGAGCATGGGTAGCATCAGCCTTTTCTAACCAGCTGACAAACTCTTTACCTGACATAAAGGTTTGATTGAATGCGCCGTCGATCATAAATTTCTTCCACTCGGGTGTCTCACGAACTTTTTTGAACAAGTCAACATAGAAGTCAACTTGCGCCTGTGTTACGCCAGGTGGCATGAAAATGCCGCGCAACATGACATAGTCGGTGTTCACACCAACCTCACGGCAAGTTGGAACATCATTCCATGATTGAGTCGCTGTAATTTTCTCTTTGTAAGGCATACGCTGCGTGTCAAACACACACTGGGCAGTTAAAGAGCCAGCACGCCACTGAGCAACGGCTTCGATTGGGTTGTTAACCGTGGAATCCACATGATTACCCACCAACTGAACCGCTACGGCGCCACCACCAGCAAATGGCACATAAGTGAACTTAGTACCAGTTGCTTTCTCAAGCGCTACCGTAATGATTTGGTCCTCTTGTTTGGATCCAGTTCCACCCATCTTGAACTTACCAGGTCCCGCAGCTTTAGCAGCATCGATGTAGTCTTTGGCAGACTTGTAACCTTTGCTGGTATTAGTCCACAACACGAATTGATCAAGTGCCAACATCGCCACTGGGGTCATGTCTTGCCATTTGAAAGGCACTCCGGTTGCGCGTGGGGTGGTGAAAAGATTAGACAAAGTAATAATGATCTTATGGGGATCACCTTTGGCTTCCTTGATTGCCAGATAACCCTCAGCACCTGCGCCAGCACCCTTATTCACAGGGATGACTGACTGCTTCATTAGGTTGTTCTTTGTAATAATTCCCTGAATCATTCGCGCCATTTGGTCAGCGCCACCGCCAGGACCGGCGGAGATAATGAATTCAACTGGTTTTGTTGGCTCCCACTTAGCCTGTGCTTGAGCGGTGGTGGTGGCAGCAAAACCTGCCATTAACGCAACACTCAATAAAGTGGACTTGAATTTCAAACGCATGGCTGCTCCTCCAAAAAGTTTTTTCAAAGTATTAAATTTGTTATGTAGCAACTTTGATGACTAATTCTTCAATAAAAGTTTTAGACAAAAATTGACAGACATCAACAAACAAAAATTTTCACATAAGTAAAACCCGTACTGACTAGTGAAAACCCGTACTTTAAGCACTTATTTGAGGGGCAAACTGGTGCCGGAAATAGGAATCGAACCTACGACCTTCGCATTACGAATGCGCTGCTCTACCAACTGAGCTATTCCGGCATGAACCTTTGGAAAATACTGCGTTCAGACTGAGATTTTATCCCAGCAAAATCAATGCCTTTGCGAGGCGCTAGGATGAGCGTCTCCCAACGCTTTAGAAACAACCTCGCGCACGTCTGGGGAAAGCCGACTGACTGTTGCTAGGGTCTTTAGCGCCGCTTTCATCGGCTTCTGGTAGCGTGATGCAAACTGACGCCAACGGTCTAAGCCACGGGCCAGTCGCGCCGCTACTTGAGGATTAATCTCATCTAATGCAATCACTTGCTCGGCCCAAAAGGCATAGGTCACACCATCGACCCCATGAAATCCACCTGGGTTACTCAAACAAAATGCATGAATGAGGCTGCGCACCCGATTGGGATTATTCATCTGAAATGCGGGGTGTCGCATCAGCTCTTGCACATGACTAAGCACAGACTGACCCTTGGTTTGCGGGGG includes:
- a CDS encoding tripartite tricarboxylate transporter TctB family protein, which translates into the protein MSEQSNQNALLSMRTAEIVVALAFLVFAIVIMQGSIKLGSSWGSDGPQAGYFPFYISLIILISSAATLIQAIRQKELSNESFVDKGPFRQVLAVLVPAFVFVLMMQLIGIYVSAAIYITFFMIWIGKYAAWKSFALGVAISVALYMMFEFWFQIPLPSGSLINPLALVGIQ
- a CDS encoding helix-turn-helix domain-containing protein, coding for MNKRVPDVRGEVLKKAREAKGLTVSELASKVCFSTKQIEQLENGEKSHFYSLAIKANAAKRVADELGISQEDVFDFGPDLIEAAKVRQESSKEAASLSSPLEAQSNSSEPVKKEESQKKTSQPKRTTPKKTADQKVEQLERFDETPKPIIKKNRTLIYFGSAAIVAAIGIVTLNMNQPQPVKSVEVAKLPSETIAAESKKEEVVSAAPTANTPALVASEATNTCPSEDASPKSYRMANASKPGNMVYVQSRSAQTICVKDASGKLEKKSLEAGGSYSFYGKAPFVVMTSSLGQTDLFFQGYKVKIDNPNAKSIILEEVAL
- a CDS encoding DUF2946 family protein, with the translated sequence MLFPHQKLIHWLCAIAFSWSIFTPSLAQAFFHSANTNFLTMELCVVDGSKQTVNLDTEAPTTMAGDCPYCVAQSMAPLNLLTNLGFASPAIPILTPSLYLESPKTLFAWVKLPSQGPPSNHCV
- a CDS encoding rubredoxin, with product MRTYLCIVCGFIYDESAGRPEDGIAPGTKWDDVPADWACPDCGAGKDSFEMMAI
- a CDS encoding copper chaperone PCu(A)C; amino-acid sequence: MNINFLQAVTASALIAFSSSTLAHNDMKSPEYRIGQLKIEHPYARATAPGQKAAGGFMKIENKGAADQLIAASSPVAGEMQLHTMTMDGNVMKMREVKVIDVPANGSVELKPGGLHLMFIDIKSPLKAGESVPVKLKFQKAGEVEIKVPVREMGSGSGHMKH
- a CDS encoding NAD+ synthase, encoding MSQRTHSPMQIAMAQLNPLLGDCVGNAQAIFQAAQDAHEHGASLLLTPELSLTGYPPEDLLLRPGFIQETRTVLQSLCEQLQELSGLTVIVGHPCESDAGLHNSASVIQNGKVIATYFKQELPNHEVFDEKRYFVAGENACVFDHHGLKLGVLLCEDIWHSEPARLAKNAGAQILVVLNASPYHLQKEQTRYELLKEQSQACGLPILYLNMVGGQDELVFDGGSCAVNSYGELVFAMPQFQEGVGFIELIGDEPQRGEITPALTLEAQVYAALVMGTRDYVRKNCFPGVILGLSGGVDSALVLAIAVDALGAEKVRAVMMPSPYTAEISWLDARELASNLGVQYDEISIQEPVKAFEDALQAQFANLPSDTTEENIQARVRGTILMALSNKTGRLVLTTGNKSEMAVGYCTLYGDMAGGFAVIKDIAKTLVYQLCRYRNQIKPVIPERILTRPPSAELRPNQTDQDSLPPYEVLDAILARYMEQNQSSAEIIAAGYDSAAVQKITRLIQINEYKRRQAPPGVRITARAFGRDWRYPITSGAKL
- a CDS encoding tripartite tricarboxylate transporter permease; its protein translation is MEELNALFNGFAVALTPFNIMLMLVGVTLGVIIGVLPGLGGANGIAILLPLTFTMSPTSAIIMLSCIYWGALFGGAITSILFNIPGEPWSVATTFDGYPMAQQGKAGEALTISFTASFVGALFAIIMITFLAPIVAKFALRFGPPEFFAVYLLTFCSFVGMNKGSPFKVLSAMMLGFALAAVGMDSVTGQLRLTFGSTELMRGFDFLIAVIGLFGIGEILQSMEEGLNFSGKTAKIRAKVVFETWARLPRYWATTLRSCLIGCWMGITPGGATPAAFMSYGLAKQMSKNPKEFGKGSEEGLVAPETANNAAGTAALLPMLSLGIPGSPTAAVLLGGLLIWGLQPGPLLFVEQPDFVWGLIASMYLGNIAALFVVLTCVPIFASILKIPFSIIAPVIIVICSVGAYTVNNAMFDVWLMLGFGVLGYLFKKLDYPMAPMVLALVLGDRAEDSFRQAMLVSQGHLGVFFSNPLVGSITGLALILLFWPLISKLRPQKAAAA
- a CDS encoding P-II family nitrogen regulator, whose protein sequence is MKLITSIIKPFKLDEVREALAEVGVTGLTVTEVKGFGRQKGHTELYRGAEYVVDFLPKVKVEVVVADNLVETVTEAIIKAARTGKIGDGKIFVSPVEQAIRIRTGEVDDAAV
- a CDS encoding Bug family tripartite tricarboxylate transporter substrate binding protein, whose protein sequence is MRLKFKSTLLSVALMAGFAATTTAQAQAKWEPTKPVEFIISAGPGGGADQMARMIQGIITKNNLMKQSVIPVNKGAGAGAEGYLAIKEAKGDPHKIIITLSNLFTTPRATGVPFKWQDMTPVAMLALDQFVLWTNTSKGYKSAKDYIDAAKAAGPGKFKMGGTGSKQEDQIITVALEKATGTKFTYVPFAGGGAVAVQLVGNHVDSTVNNPIEAVAQWRAGSLTAQCVFDTQRMPYKEKITATQSWNDVPTCREVGVNTDYVMLRGIFMPPGVTQAQVDFYVDLFKKVRETPEWKKFMIDGAFNQTFMSGKEFVSWLEKADATHAQLMKEAGFLAK
- a CDS encoding response regulator transcription factor, producing MTRLTGTVYLIDDDNSMRDSLARMLRDVGYSIQDFESATSFLQNSLPVAPAVIVLDMQMPDVSGLDLMERLEKLGRKTPIVFLSGQSHPQQIVKGLKKGALDFLFKPFNIDELLQAIDQALDYDQKQLKRNLKDGEIKRNFNTLTPREKEVCTLLVEGLMNKEIAERLGTTDATIKVHKARVMEKMQANSVQDLVKFYLESNLTR
- the ilvD gene encoding dihydroxy-acid dehydratase, which translates into the protein MNERSRMVTEGVARAPNRSMYYAMGYKEEDFVKPMVGVANGHSTITPCNSGLQKLADAAIDALEKAGAKAQVFGTPTVSDGIGMGTEGMKYSLVSREVIADSIEVCVNGLWQDGVVVIGGCDKNMPGGMIALARTNVPGIYVYGGTIKAGHYKGKELNIVSAFEAVGEFTSGRLTEEDLKGVEQNACPSSGSCGGMYTANTMSSSFEALGMSLPYSSTMSNVDQEKVDSAAESARVLVQAIKNNIRPRDIITKKSLENAVSVIMAVGGSTNAVLHFLAIASAAEIEWTIDDFERIRKRVPVIADMKPSGTYLAPDLHLAGGIPQVMKILLDGGLLHGDCMTITGKTIAETLKDVPSKPRADQKVIRTLDNPLYPQGHLAILKGNISPEGCVAKITGLKNPSITGPARVFNSEDEAMEAIMAQKIKHGDVVVIRYEGPKGGPGMREMLAPTSALVGQGLGETVGLITDGRFSGGTWGMVVGHVAPEAFVGGTIALIEEGDSVTIDAHKLLIQLNVPEEEIAKRRAAWKQPKSRYTRGLLAKYARLASSASKGAVTDRNLD